One window from the genome of Dyadobacter sp. CECT 9275 encodes:
- a CDS encoding hybrid sensor histidine kinase/response regulator transcription factor: MREGKSEKMLGLFRELFLFISFSFIPGVILGQSAQYRFLKLDVKNGLSNNHPTSFLLDSKGFMWVGTNSGLNRYDGYHFRVFKSIPGDSTTLRSNSIRDLWEGPEGKIWVVSGTENSIYDPLTDKFSGNTNAELKKWGIPSGFISIIHKGKNGSFWFVQQGKGLYVYNPGNRTTTHLRHSAQDPLSPASDDISAITQSTNGNLWIIHTNGVFEQIDPRTLKVLYRSDDLAKKHKYRLYNYGMLADSDGDVWLYAIRENLGIYCFRLLDRSFTYYGKENSTPRLNSDIVQGAVQDNQGKIWIGVDHGGINLLDKQAKTIRYLLPDEDDKNGLSQNTFNAIYKDSNGVIWLGTYRDGVNYYHEDIFRFPLFKKKRSDPQGLPYNDINRFIEDEKGNIWMGANGGGLIYYDRQKNTYRQYLHHPADPNSIPSNVVISLYLDRNKKLWIGTYFGGLTSFDGSRFTTYRHNPADPASLSHHSVWEIMEDSHGNLWIGTLDGGLELFDRKSEKFIHYFTNQSNSVHDAYISEITEDHLGNLWLGTSQGVDIRDAKTGNFVNYQHDPRMPGSISNNIVHVILKDSKRRIWVGTQDGLNLYDPVKKQFRIFRQKEGLPHNSVLSIVEDNSGDLWIATPHGLARTQLSDTPSGLDVHFVSYDESDGLQGSEFIENAALKTRAGELFFGGVNGYNRFWPDQIPPKGTFRKVILSSLSIFNKQVLVGDKIGGNDVILSRVLSQTKKIVLPHRANIFAIEFTALNFFHPQKIQYRYKLEGFNNDWVSTSGSSRTASYTNLDPGNYIFRIKASDENGDWNNAETTLEIEILPPWWNSLPARLLYAVLILLSLYLAGRMIRNKEREKYLIEQERRESKRLREINDVKIKFFTNMSHEFRTPLTLILSPLEQMLQETPDSPNHNRMQLMQRNARRLLNLVNQLLDFRKLEVSGIKFNPTEGDIIHFIRETVSSFSDISQKKHIALTFLSALDEFNMSFDEDKLEKILFNLLSNAFKFTSDYGKVTIEVSHAELPGKADLSWLEIKISDTGIGIPPDKREKIFESFFQNDVLPSLLNQGSGIGLSITREFVNMHGGTITVTSEPGAGSCFKIMLPVGRVNGSASPIQLSPGHVREVTFTPAETIYQEPFFSPEGKELPVLLLVEDNDDFLFYLKDNLKEFYFILEAKNGSEGWEQAIANIPDLIVTDVTMPEMDGLELVRRLKNDERTTHIPLVLLTAGTSPDQHLEGYELGIHDYIEKPFNFEILQYRLSNILRQQETARKIFSQQIAIKGSDIAISSRDEGLVRKVIAIIEENISNPDFSVEALSKEVGMSRIHLYRKLNAIAGKTPVEFIRSVRMERAARLLEQSQLTVSEVAYRVGFNNPKYFARQFKEEFGKLPSAYLTRMKKQD; encoded by the coding sequence TTGAGGGAAGGTAAAAGTGAAAAAATGCTAGGTCTGTTCAGAGAATTATTTCTATTTATATCCTTTTCATTCATTCCGGGAGTTATACTGGGACAATCGGCCCAATACCGGTTTCTCAAACTGGACGTAAAAAATGGATTGTCCAACAATCATCCGACTTCTTTTCTGCTTGATAGTAAAGGTTTTATGTGGGTGGGTACCAATTCGGGGCTGAACCGGTATGATGGGTATCACTTCAGAGTTTTTAAAAGTATACCCGGTGATTCCACCACATTGCGCAGTAATAGTATCCGCGACCTGTGGGAAGGGCCGGAAGGGAAAATATGGGTTGTCTCCGGTACTGAAAATAGTATTTATGATCCGCTCACGGACAAGTTTTCCGGCAATACCAATGCTGAACTGAAAAAATGGGGCATTCCTTCGGGCTTTATCAGCATCATTCACAAAGGAAAAAACGGGAGCTTTTGGTTTGTGCAGCAGGGTAAAGGATTGTATGTTTATAATCCTGGCAACCGCACTACCACCCATCTCCGGCATTCGGCGCAGGACCCGCTCAGCCCGGCAAGCGATGACATCTCCGCAATCACCCAAAGTACCAATGGAAATCTATGGATTATCCATACAAACGGCGTGTTTGAGCAAATAGACCCCCGCACGTTAAAGGTATTGTACCGATCAGACGATCTGGCAAAGAAGCACAAGTACAGATTGTACAATTACGGCATGCTGGCCGACTCAGACGGAGATGTGTGGTTGTATGCGATCAGGGAAAATCTGGGGATCTATTGTTTCCGCCTTTTGGATCGGTCTTTTACCTACTACGGTAAGGAAAACAGCACGCCACGCCTTAATTCAGACATTGTTCAGGGCGCAGTGCAGGATAATCAGGGGAAAATCTGGATCGGCGTGGATCACGGAGGTATTAACCTTCTGGATAAACAGGCCAAAACCATCCGGTATTTACTGCCGGATGAAGATGACAAAAACGGGCTGAGCCAGAATACCTTCAACGCTATTTATAAAGATTCGAACGGGGTGATCTGGCTGGGTACCTACAGAGATGGCGTTAATTACTATCACGAGGATATCTTCCGGTTTCCGCTTTTTAAAAAGAAACGGTCCGACCCGCAAGGTTTACCCTATAACGACATCAACCGGTTTATTGAAGATGAAAAGGGGAATATCTGGATGGGGGCCAATGGGGGAGGGCTAATCTATTACGATCGGCAAAAAAATACATACCGGCAATACCTGCATCATCCGGCCGATCCCAACAGTATCCCCAGCAATGTGGTGATCAGCCTTTATCTGGACCGTAATAAGAAGCTCTGGATCGGTACTTATTTCGGCGGACTTACCTCTTTTGATGGATCACGGTTCACGACTTATCGCCATAACCCGGCCGATCCTGCCAGTCTGTCTCACCACAGTGTTTGGGAGATTATGGAAGATTCCCACGGGAATCTCTGGATTGGTACCCTGGACGGAGGCCTGGAGTTGTTTGACCGAAAAAGCGAGAAATTTATTCATTATTTTACCAACCAATCCAACTCCGTACACGATGCCTACATCAGTGAGATCACCGAGGATCATCTCGGCAATTTATGGCTCGGAACTTCTCAGGGAGTGGATATCCGGGATGCCAAAACAGGAAATTTTGTTAATTATCAACATGATCCCCGTATGCCGGGATCGATCAGCAACAATATCGTCCATGTAATCCTGAAAGATTCAAAACGACGGATCTGGGTGGGTACTCAGGATGGGCTCAACCTGTATGACCCGGTAAAAAAACAGTTCAGGATATTCAGGCAAAAGGAAGGCCTTCCCCATAACTCCGTACTTTCTATTGTGGAAGACAACTCCGGTGATCTTTGGATTGCCACTCCCCACGGACTTGCACGTACGCAGCTATCGGATACGCCCTCCGGATTGGATGTTCACTTTGTCAGCTATGATGAGAGTGACGGCTTGCAAGGATCTGAATTCATCGAAAATGCAGCACTCAAAACACGTGCCGGTGAGTTATTTTTTGGAGGAGTAAATGGCTACAATCGTTTTTGGCCCGATCAGATTCCGCCCAAAGGTACTTTCAGGAAAGTTATTCTGTCGTCTCTCTCCATTTTTAACAAGCAGGTTCTTGTAGGAGACAAAATTGGTGGGAATGATGTGATCTTGTCGCGCGTACTCTCCCAAACGAAAAAAATAGTACTGCCTCACCGGGCCAATATTTTTGCCATTGAGTTTACCGCGCTCAATTTTTTTCACCCGCAGAAAATTCAGTACCGCTATAAACTCGAAGGTTTTAATAACGACTGGGTAAGTACATCCGGAAGTTCCCGTACGGCATCCTATACCAACCTCGATCCAGGTAACTATATTTTCAGGATCAAAGCCTCGGACGAAAACGGCGATTGGAACAATGCCGAAACGACCCTGGAGATAGAGATTCTGCCTCCCTGGTGGAACTCCCTGCCAGCCCGGTTACTATATGCTGTTCTTATTCTGTTATCCTTGTACCTGGCTGGCAGGATGATCCGAAACAAGGAGCGCGAAAAGTATCTCATTGAACAGGAACGGCGCGAGTCAAAAAGATTACGGGAAATAAATGATGTGAAAATTAAATTTTTCACCAATATGAGCCATGAGTTCAGAACGCCGCTGACGCTCATATTGTCTCCCCTCGAACAAATGCTCCAGGAAACCCCGGACTCCCCGAACCATAACAGGATGCAGCTCATGCAGCGTAATGCCCGGAGGCTTCTGAATCTGGTGAACCAGTTACTCGATTTCCGGAAGCTGGAAGTGAGCGGGATTAAGTTTAATCCGACGGAGGGAGACATCATTCATTTCATCAGGGAAACGGTATCTTCATTTTCCGATATATCTCAAAAAAAACACATTGCCCTGACGTTCCTTTCAGCACTGGATGAATTCAATATGTCGTTCGATGAGGATAAACTGGAAAAAATCCTTTTTAACTTGCTTTCCAATGCGTTTAAGTTCACATCCGACTATGGGAAAGTAACCATAGAAGTCAGTCATGCAGAACTTCCCGGCAAAGCAGATCTTTCTTGGCTTGAAATAAAAATCAGTGACACAGGAATAGGTATTCCGCCGGATAAAAGAGAAAAGATTTTCGAAAGTTTTTTTCAGAATGACGTGCTTCCCAGTCTGCTCAACCAGGGAAGCGGCATCGGGCTTTCCATTACCAGGGAATTTGTGAATATGCATGGTGGCACCATTACCGTCACAAGTGAACCTGGTGCAGGGAGTTGTTTTAAAATAATGCTGCCTGTTGGCAGGGTAAATGGCAGTGCCTCTCCCATACAGCTTTCGCCGGGGCATGTCCGGGAGGTCACTTTTACACCGGCCGAAACAATATATCAGGAGCCTTTTTTCAGCCCGGAAGGTAAGGAATTGCCGGTACTGCTGTTGGTGGAAGATAACGATGATTTCCTTTTCTATCTGAAAGATAATCTCAAAGAATTTTATTTCATTCTAGAGGCGAAAAATGGGTCGGAAGGCTGGGAGCAGGCCATTGCCAATATCCCTGACCTGATTGTAACCGATGTTACTATGCCGGAAATGGATGGTCTGGAACTGGTTCGTCGGCTCAAAAATGATGAAAGGACAACCCACATTCCATTGGTACTGCTCACAGCCGGAACTTCTCCCGATCAGCACCTGGAAGGCTATGAACTGGGAATCCATGATTACATCGAAAAGCCTTTCAATTTTGAGATTCTGCAGTATCGCCTTTCTAACATACTGAGGCAGCAGGAAACTGCCCGCAAGATATTCAGTCAGCAGATCGCCATTAAAGGAAGTGATATAGCCATCAGCAGCAGAGATGAAGGGTTGGTAAGAAAAGTGATTGCGATTATAGAAGAAAATATAAGTAATCCGGATTTTTCGGTAGAAGCACTCAGCAAAGAGGTAGGGATGAGCAGAATTCATCTATACCGGAAGCTCAACGCCATTGCAGGTAAAACTCCGGTTGAGTTCATCAGGTCCGTGCGCATGGAGCGGGCCGCAAGGCTTCTGGAACAAAGCCAGCTCACCGTTTCGGAAGTAGCTTATCGGGTGGGTTTTAACAATCCGAAATATTTTGCCAGGCAGTTTAAAGAAGAGTTTGGCAAGCTTCCGTCCGCCTATCTCACCCGAATGAAAAAGCAGGATTGA
- a CDS encoding phytanoyl-CoA dioxygenase family protein → MDNIRLTKQQIDFFATNGYLVVENLISSEEIDLYKALYDDFLSGKIAVGASRSDLGENLGTNEKVENITQIMWPSDFRPELLEMSYHKRALEISRQLMGDDLDMDFDMLINKSPFTNTITPWHQDEAYWLNVPDKRAASCWLSLDHATLDSGCMWFVPGSNLQDVRPHTFAAKKGGALMCIASEEEGVAVELKPGSCTFHHGRTLHYSRGNSTAGQRRAFIVNFRPGEMIRYERENGFDHGRQNAGDRQLKNDEFAG, encoded by the coding sequence ATGGATAACATTCGGCTTACAAAACAGCAAATTGACTTCTTTGCGACCAACGGGTATCTCGTTGTTGAAAACCTGATTTCCTCTGAGGAAATTGACCTTTATAAAGCGCTGTACGATGATTTTCTTTCCGGCAAAATAGCTGTCGGAGCCAGCAGGTCAGATCTGGGAGAAAACCTGGGAACCAACGAAAAGGTAGAAAACATCACTCAAATTATGTGGCCAAGTGATTTCAGGCCTGAGCTCCTGGAAATGTCATACCACAAAAGGGCGCTGGAAATAAGCAGGCAGCTCATGGGGGATGATCTGGACATGGATTTTGACATGCTCATCAACAAGTCGCCTTTCACCAATACCATCACGCCATGGCACCAGGATGAAGCCTATTGGCTCAACGTTCCTGACAAGAGAGCGGCCAGCTGCTGGCTTTCACTCGACCACGCTACACTGGACAGCGGCTGTATGTGGTTTGTGCCGGGTTCCAACCTTCAGGACGTCCGACCGCATACATTTGCTGCCAAAAAGGGTGGCGCGCTGATGTGCATCGCCAGCGAGGAAGAAGGCGTAGCAGTGGAGCTCAAGCCCGGTTCCTGCACCTTTCACCACGGAAGAACTTTACATTACAGCAGGGGAAATAGCACCGCTGGCCAGAGAAGGGCATTCATCGTGAATTTCAGGCCGGGCGAAATGATCCGTTACGAAAGGGAAAACGGATTTGACCACGGCAGGCAAAACGCCGGTGACAGGCAATTGAAAAACGACGAATTCGCAGGATAA
- a CDS encoding SusD/RagB family nutrient-binding outer membrane lipoprotein, translated as MKALLKRAIIPAAALLMFTTACNDFDEINADPYLATENQVQVEYFINGSIIGSQMDPHIAERIFVLYWKTAGRQQAGGGISTGGYNDGWSSDYYGSGYLGGWLNSIYAAVQVAEKQIAAGNIKEYTGNLLQVARIWRVYLLSELTDNFGPIPINGFQGTNPEFSDEKTVYYYLLSELKDASSKLDLGVSSPSISKFDQAYGFNYANWQKYANSMRMRLAMRLSEVDPAKAKSEFEAAAAGPLLTQADETFQVAEKGGWDALTGVMTREWNYFPISATINNLYLGLGGIKSADQVKAAQLPYIKPQDYMGLKFENHFTTMTNDPSAGYWFDGLPNSIDPRAYKTYIIPGDYDNADFNSYPSWDNTAKTTERTLVDEAGAVVKTLDAKYTWNAPANGDWGAKGAKNNIRSFNGALPRHGQQFRNSTSKRIYFAPWETYFLLAEAAVKGWTVPMSGKAAYEAGIDASFAYWGVSSFATQYKASTAYNRVGTSVSWDHTAEPPATYVMKYKDGYTNAEGTVTKTYPVNNLYKGGAVRNDLLTKIITQKFIAQTPWLPLESWSDHRRLGLPFFENPAVENPLVNMPALNSSNYMTANIKFFPQRLKYPSSLPASNARGYGQAQTFLGGEDGTLTPLWWAKH; from the coding sequence ATGAAAGCATTACTTAAAAGGGCTATTATTCCTGCAGCGGCACTGTTGATGTTCACAACGGCCTGCAATGATTTTGACGAAATAAACGCTGATCCCTACCTGGCTACCGAAAATCAGGTGCAGGTGGAGTACTTTATCAACGGATCCATTATCGGGAGCCAAATGGACCCGCATATCGCAGAAAGGATATTTGTTTTGTACTGGAAAACAGCGGGGCGCCAGCAGGCTGGAGGGGGCATTTCAACGGGAGGTTATAACGACGGCTGGTCCAGCGATTACTATGGCAGTGGTTACCTTGGCGGTTGGCTGAACAGCATCTATGCGGCGGTTCAGGTGGCTGAGAAACAGATAGCAGCCGGTAACATCAAGGAGTATACCGGCAACCTGCTCCAAGTGGCCCGCATTTGGCGTGTATATCTGCTGAGCGAACTAACCGATAATTTCGGTCCTATTCCCATCAATGGTTTTCAGGGAACCAATCCGGAGTTTTCAGATGAAAAAACGGTTTATTACTATCTGCTGTCCGAATTGAAGGACGCATCTTCTAAGCTGGATCTGGGTGTCAGCAGTCCATCCATCTCAAAATTTGACCAGGCTTATGGCTTCAATTATGCCAATTGGCAGAAATATGCCAACTCCATGCGGATGAGGCTTGCGATGCGTCTTTCTGAGGTGGATCCGGCGAAGGCTAAGTCCGAATTTGAAGCGGCTGCCGCAGGTCCCCTGCTCACTCAGGCGGATGAGACATTTCAGGTGGCAGAAAAAGGCGGATGGGATGCACTGACGGGCGTAATGACCCGGGAATGGAATTACTTCCCTATTTCCGCTACCATTAATAACCTGTATCTCGGATTGGGTGGGATAAAATCGGCAGACCAGGTGAAAGCGGCACAGCTTCCCTATATTAAGCCGCAGGATTACATGGGACTTAAATTCGAAAACCACTTCACTACCATGACCAACGACCCGTCCGCCGGATACTGGTTTGACGGTCTCCCCAATTCGATTGACCCGCGTGCCTATAAAACATATATCATTCCGGGAGACTATGACAATGCGGATTTCAATTCCTATCCTTCCTGGGATAACACCGCAAAAACCACAGAACGTACCCTCGTAGACGAAGCCGGGGCGGTTGTGAAAACACTTGATGCGAAGTATACCTGGAATGCACCTGCTAACGGAGACTGGGGTGCGAAGGGCGCCAAAAACAACATACGGTCGTTTAACGGAGCGCTTCCCCGCCACGGACAGCAGTTTCGTAACAGTACAAGCAAGAGGATTTACTTCGCCCCCTGGGAAACATACTTCCTACTTGCCGAAGCCGCGGTTAAAGGATGGACCGTACCTATGAGTGGAAAAGCGGCTTATGAGGCAGGAATTGATGCAAGTTTTGCCTACTGGGGAGTTAGCAGTTTTGCCACTCAGTATAAAGCTTCAACAGCTTATAACAGGGTTGGGACCTCGGTGAGCTGGGATCATACTGCCGAACCCCCTGCAACTTACGTAATGAAGTACAAAGATGGTTATACCAACGCCGAAGGTACCGTTACCAAAACGTATCCCGTCAATAACCTTTACAAAGGTGGTGCTGTCAGAAATGATCTGCTTACGAAGATCATAACGCAAAAGTTCATTGCTCAGACTCCCTGGTTACCGCTGGAATCATGGAGTGATCACCGCAGGTTGGGACTGCCGTTCTTTGAGAACCCGGCAGTTGAAAATCCTTTGGTGAACATGCCTGCGCTGAACAGCAGCAACTATATGACTGCCAATATCAAGTTCTTCCCGCAACGTTTGAAATATCCTTCCAGCCTGCCAGCGAGCAATGCGAGGGGATACGGTCAGGCGCAGACCTTCCTGGGTGGTGAGGACGGCACGCTGACGCCGCTTTGGTGGGCTAAGCATTAA
- a CDS encoding SusC/RagA family TonB-linked outer membrane protein, giving the protein MKKHVLSLLLLLSFSGVFAQTQISGKVVGGPGNPPLPGVTVVIKGGKTGTTTDAEGKFSIMSESPGSVVSVSFIGFVKQEIEVGNRTYLDITLVEDATVLSEVVVTALGIQREKKSLGYAIQEVTGATLSDAKETNLANAFTGKVAGLQVVRSSNGAGGSSKIVLRGNTSLTGSNQPLIVVDGIPIDNFTGTTENGYWGAGLDLGNGLGDISAEDIETMSVLKGPSAAALYGSRAGNGVILITTKSGRKQPGLGITFSTTLGTEGIFIKPELQSTFGQGTDNIFNAMSTTSWGPKAEGQSVTKWDGTQAPLTMHDNVSEFLRAGSNQNYSLGLQQQFGSTAVFASLNYLEDKSIIPGNKLTRVNFTSKATTHFGKDSRWTSDVKMAYNNTAGYNRPINGRDNSSVYVLYMMPQSLDIKDFSAATNEFGGMLWYPGAPGSQSNPYWLSQYNLNRDSRNRFIMNGSLKYAFTDWLDAEVKAGGDMYTTSTEGKTYAGGPLSNSYSTGKQTFSETNYSALIKGQKDEVIGQLGGTFTLGGNLMQQKYSSLSVSTGALEVPNLFTPSNAAGAASIWPGYSRKKINSLYGSLGLNYGGWIFLDVTARNDWSSALIEQNRSYFYPSYSLSYVVTDMLEKMGTRAPSWINYAKVRASYATVGNDLAPYQLYNGYNISKDPLSNTVAVRQSLLKDANVKSELIKNLELGTELKFFNNRLRVDFTWYKSNATRQLIDIPMDPMSGYSSMKVNAGNIQNKGIEVMADVSILTKPTSLNWSVTANFSRNENKIIDIAKNMGVNEYQLGAFDDLFIRATTDGLYGDIYGTKFLRVKDEASPYFGKLLLSSEGLPQRDAAIVKLGNQQAKGLLGISNNFSYKGVGLSFLVDARLGGEIFSASNVGLQSAGAAAVTAPGGERPEMVVDGVVLGENGAPAPNTEPVTQQQYWNTIATLNNLGVGEAYVYDATNIRLRNVMLSYTLPKKLLGNTFQKARISASCNNVWMIKSHLNGIDPESVFATGTNAVGFENGAFPTMRSFLFSITLGF; this is encoded by the coding sequence ATGAAAAAACATGTATTAAGCCTGCTGTTGCTGCTGAGCTTTTCGGGAGTCTTTGCGCAAACGCAGATTTCGGGAAAAGTGGTGGGCGGCCCGGGAAATCCGCCACTGCCTGGGGTTACCGTAGTGATTAAAGGCGGGAAAACAGGCACGACCACGGATGCAGAAGGGAAATTCAGTATCATGTCTGAAAGCCCGGGAAGTGTGGTGAGTGTTTCGTTCATCGGCTTTGTGAAGCAAGAAATTGAGGTGGGCAACAGAACGTATCTGGACATTACGCTGGTGGAAGACGCCACCGTACTTTCGGAAGTGGTGGTTACAGCTCTGGGTATTCAGAGAGAGAAAAAATCTCTGGGTTACGCCATTCAGGAAGTAACGGGAGCCACCTTGTCTGACGCCAAGGAAACCAATCTTGCCAATGCCTTCACGGGTAAGGTAGCCGGTCTGCAGGTGGTTCGTTCGAGTAACGGGGCCGGGGGGTCTTCCAAGATTGTGTTAAGAGGAAATACCTCTCTTACCGGAAGCAACCAGCCGCTGATCGTGGTGGATGGTATCCCCATTGATAACTTCACGGGTACTACCGAAAACGGTTACTGGGGAGCGGGACTGGATCTTGGAAACGGTTTGGGAGATATCAGCGCGGAGGATATTGAAACCATGAGCGTACTGAAAGGGCCGTCCGCAGCTGCCTTATACGGTTCGAGGGCAGGTAACGGCGTTATCCTGATTACCACCAAATCAGGCAGGAAGCAGCCTGGCTTGGGTATTACATTTTCTACCACCCTGGGAACAGAAGGTATCTTCATCAAGCCCGAGCTCCAAAGCACTTTCGGGCAGGGTACCGACAATATTTTCAATGCGATGAGCACCACAAGCTGGGGTCCGAAAGCAGAAGGGCAGAGCGTTACCAAGTGGGATGGTACCCAGGCTCCTTTGACCATGCATGACAACGTAAGCGAATTCCTGAGAGCAGGTTCCAATCAGAACTATAGCCTGGGCCTTCAGCAGCAGTTCGGGTCAACTGCAGTTTTTGCCTCGCTTAACTATTTAGAGGACAAAAGTATAATTCCGGGAAACAAACTTACCCGTGTCAATTTTACTTCCAAGGCTACTACTCACTTTGGGAAAGACAGCCGTTGGACGAGCGATGTGAAAATGGCTTACAACAATACGGCCGGTTATAACAGGCCCATTAATGGCCGGGACAACAGCAGCGTATACGTGTTGTACATGATGCCTCAAAGTTTGGATATTAAAGATTTTAGTGCTGCTACCAATGAATTCGGAGGCATGCTGTGGTATCCTGGCGCTCCCGGCTCGCAATCCAATCCCTACTGGCTGAGCCAGTACAATCTGAACAGAGATAGCCGTAACCGGTTTATCATGAACGGATCGCTGAAATATGCCTTTACCGATTGGCTGGATGCTGAGGTAAAGGCAGGGGGTGATATGTACACAACCAGCACCGAGGGGAAAACATACGCGGGCGGGCCGCTTTCCAATTCCTACTCAACTGGCAAGCAGACGTTCAGTGAAACTAACTATAGCGCACTGATCAAGGGGCAGAAGGATGAGGTGATTGGCCAACTGGGGGGTACCTTCACACTTGGTGGTAACCTGATGCAGCAGAAATACAGCTCCCTGTCGGTAAGTACAGGTGCTTTGGAAGTTCCTAACCTTTTTACACCGAGTAATGCGGCAGGCGCTGCGTCGATCTGGCCAGGGTACAGCCGTAAAAAAATCAACTCTCTTTATGGGTCTCTTGGCCTGAATTACGGGGGCTGGATATTCTTGGATGTAACAGCGAGGAATGACTGGTCGTCAGCCCTCATTGAGCAAAACCGTTCGTACTTCTATCCATCCTATAGCCTTTCCTATGTAGTTACCGATATGTTGGAAAAAATGGGTACCCGTGCGCCGTCGTGGATCAACTATGCAAAAGTTCGGGCATCGTATGCGACTGTAGGGAATGACCTGGCGCCTTATCAGCTTTACAATGGGTACAACATCTCCAAGGACCCGCTGAGTAATACAGTTGCCGTGAGGCAATCCCTGCTGAAAGATGCCAATGTGAAGAGTGAGCTGATCAAAAACCTGGAACTGGGAACTGAACTCAAGTTTTTCAACAACAGATTACGGGTGGATTTTACCTGGTATAAGTCCAACGCAACACGCCAGCTGATTGATATTCCGATGGACCCGATGAGTGGTTACTCCAGCATGAAGGTTAATGCCGGGAATATCCAGAACAAAGGGATAGAGGTGATGGCAGACGTGAGTATCCTTACCAAACCAACTTCGCTTAACTGGTCGGTAACAGCCAACTTTTCAAGAAACGAAAACAAGATCATTGACATCGCCAAGAATATGGGTGTGAACGAATACCAGTTGGGAGCGTTTGATGACCTGTTTATCAGAGCTACTACGGATGGCCTGTACGGAGATATTTATGGTACCAAATTCCTTCGTGTAAAGGATGAAGCCAGCCCTTATTTTGGAAAATTGTTGCTTTCCTCAGAAGGACTTCCGCAGCGTGACGCAGCCATTGTGAAGCTGGGTAATCAGCAGGCGAAAGGATTGCTCGGTATTTCCAATAATTTTTCTTACAAAGGCGTTGGCCTTTCCTTCCTGGTGGACGCACGCCTGGGTGGCGAGATATTCTCTGCATCTAATGTAGGGCTGCAGTCGGCTGGGGCCGCGGCGGTGACAGCACCCGGAGGAGAAAGACCTGAAATGGTGGTTGATGGGGTTGTTCTCGGCGAAAACGGAGCACCTGCTCCCAATACCGAACCGGTAACGCAGCAGCAATACTGGAACACCATTGCGACACTGAACAACCTGGGTGTGGGAGAAGCATACGTGTACGATGCCACCAACATACGTTTAAGGAATGTGATGCTGAGCTACACGCTTCCTAAAAAGCTGTTGGGGAATACTTTCCAAAAAGCAAGAATCAGTGCATCGTGTAACAACGTCTGGATGATTAAAAGCCACCTGAACGGGATCGATCCGGAGTCTGTATTTGCAACTGGCACCAATGCCGTTGGATTTGAGAACGGGGCATTTCCAACCATGCGCTCTTTCCTTTTCTCAATCACCCTGGGATTCTAA